From a region of the Leptospira kmetyi serovar Malaysia str. Bejo-Iso9 genome:
- a CDS encoding acyltransferase family protein has product MKRTIFSYLFSPFLKNEKEVQSLNGIRAIAILLVIVYHVWLPFGVADFPQIIKNVISNFNSGVDLFFVLSGFLIYSGILKYSDRPEHFDKKRFFFARSLRIFPAYYFCLSILYLYFQGQFDRLSLIENPNEFQLAELKSVSEVLRSSYADFLYISNYTKQRLSLVGWSLSIEEQFYLILPFFTTLFLFRFNAKRRILILSALYAIPLIFRIFYVVRDADLGVLIYSHTRMDSLVIGMILAEIKVLSSLRGFQSVPAPINAVRNHNVDLDAPNPQTTSSLIDPKLIDTFLLFFGIAALTIGHMFPLEHWFRKTFGYNFFNVGYAIWIYFSLNDQGRIARVLSSAIFRPIARLSYTMYLWNILIAGIAVSKVFSGVSQPHAEHFLFAILTAIVYCFLFSWLLYLIVEKPFLILKERILSSEKSTRE; this is encoded by the coding sequence TCTCGCCCTTTTTAAAAAACGAAAAAGAAGTCCAATCCTTAAACGGAATCCGAGCGATCGCGATTCTCCTTGTGATCGTCTACCACGTGTGGCTCCCGTTCGGCGTCGCCGATTTTCCGCAAATTATTAAGAATGTAATCTCGAACTTCAACTCGGGTGTGGATCTGTTTTTTGTGCTCAGCGGCTTCTTGATATATTCAGGAATTCTAAAATACTCCGATCGTCCGGAGCATTTCGATAAGAAACGATTCTTTTTCGCGCGTTCCTTGAGAATTTTCCCGGCGTATTACTTTTGTCTTTCGATTCTGTATTTATATTTTCAAGGACAATTCGATCGATTGTCTCTGATCGAAAATCCGAACGAATTCCAACTCGCGGAACTCAAATCTGTTTCCGAAGTTTTACGAAGCAGTTACGCGGATTTTCTCTATATTTCCAATTATACGAAACAAAGGCTTTCGTTGGTCGGATGGTCCTTGTCGATCGAAGAACAGTTTTATCTGATTCTTCCCTTTTTTACGACTTTGTTTCTTTTTCGATTCAACGCCAAACGGAGAATTTTGATCCTTTCGGCCTTGTATGCAATTCCTCTAATATTTAGAATTTTTTATGTTGTTAGAGATGCGGATCTCGGAGTTTTGATTTATTCTCATACGAGAATGGACAGCCTTGTGATCGGGATGATCCTCGCGGAAATCAAAGTTTTATCGTCTCTGCGCGGTTTTCAATCCGTCCCCGCCCCGATCAACGCCGTTCGCAATCACAACGTCGATCTCGATGCACCGAATCCGCAAACAACCTCGAGTTTAATCGATCCAAAACTTATAGATACTTTTCTTTTGTTTTTTGGAATCGCGGCGTTGACGATCGGACACATGTTTCCTCTCGAACACTGGTTTCGGAAAACGTTCGGTTACAATTTCTTCAACGTGGGGTATGCGATCTGGATCTATTTTTCTTTAAACGATCAAGGAAGAATCGCCCGTGTTTTAAGTTCTGCGATCTTTAGACCGATCGCAAGACTCAGTTATACGATGTATCTTTGGAATATTCTAATCGCAGGCATCGCGGTTTCCAAAGTTTTTTCCGGAGTTTCCCAACCGCACGCGGAACATTTCTTATTCGCGATTTTGACCGCGATCGTTTATTGTTTTTTATTCTCTTGGCTTTTGTATTTGATCGTAGAAAAACCGTTCTTGATCTTAAAGGAAAGAATTCTCTCCTCCGAAAAATCCACACGCGAATAA